One genomic region from Zalophus californianus isolate mZalCal1 chromosome 14, mZalCal1.pri.v2, whole genome shotgun sequence encodes:
- the AQP4 gene encoding aquaporin-4 isoform X1: MSGRPAARQWGKCGQLCRRESIMVAFRGVWTQAFWKAVTAEFLAMLIFVLLSLGSTINWGGTEKPLPVDMVLISLCFGLSIATMVQCFGHISGGHINPAVTVAMVCTRKISIAKSVFYVTAQCLGAIIGAGILYLVTPPSVVGGLGVTTVHGNLTAGHGLLVELIITFQLVFTIFASCDSKRTDVTGSVALAIGFSVAIGHLFAINYTGASMNPARSFGPAVIMGNWENHWIYWVGPIIGAVLAGGLYEYVFCPDVELKRRLKEAFSKAAQQTKGSYMEVEDNRSQVETDDLILKPGVVHVIDIDRSEEKKGKDPSGEVLSSV, encoded by the exons ATGAGTGGCAGACCCGCAGCAAGGCAGTGGGG taagtGTGGACAATTGTGTAGAAGAGAGAGCATCATGGTGGCCTTCAGAGGGGTCTGGACTCAAGCTTTCTGGAAGGCAGTCACAGCAGAATTTCTGGCTATGCTCATCTTTGTGCTCCTCAGCCTGGGATCTACCATCAACTGGGGGGGAACGGAAAAGCCCCTACCTGTCGACATGGTTCTCATCTCCCTCTGCTTTGGACTCAGCATTGCAACGATGGTGCAGTGCTTCGGCCACATCAGCGGCGGCCACATCAACCCTGCTGTGACAGTGGCCATGGTGTGCACTAGGAAGATTAGCATCGCCAAGTCTGTCTTCTATGTCACGGCCCAGTGCCTGGGCGCCATCATCGGAGCCGGGATTCTCTACCTCGTCACACCTCCCAGTGTGGTGGGGGGCTTGGGGGTCACCACG gTTCATGGAAATCTTACTGCTGGTCACGGTCTCCTGGTGGAGTTGATAATCACATTTCAGTTGGTGTTTACTATCTTTGCCAGCTGTGATTCCAAACGGACTGATGTCACTGGTTCAGTAGCTTTAGCAATTGGATTTTCTGTTGCAATTGGACATTTATTTGCG ATCAATTACACCGGTGCCAGCATGAATCCCGCCCGATCCTTTGGACCTGCAGTTATCATGGGAAATTGGGAAAACCACTGG ATATATTGGGTTGGACCGATAATAGGAGCTGTCCTCGCTGGTGGCCTTTACGAGTATGTCTTCTGTCCAGATGTTGAACTCAAACGTCGTTTGAAAGAAGCCTTCAGCAAAGCTGCCCAGCAAACAAAGGGGAGCTACATGGAAGTGGAGGACAACAGGAGTCAGGTAGAGACTGACGACTTGATCTTAAAACCTGGAGTGGTGCATGTGATTGACATTGACCGGAGcgaggagaagaaagggaaagacccGTCGGGTGAGGTGTTGTCTTCTGTATGA
- the AQP4 gene encoding aquaporin-4 isoform X2, with translation MSGRPAARQWGKCGQLCRRESIMVAFRGVWTQAFWKAVTAEFLAMLIFVLLSLGSTINWGGTEKPLPVDMVLISLCFGLSIATMVQCFGHISGGHINPAVTVAMVCTRKISIAKSVFYVTAQCLGAIIGAGILYLVTPPSVVGGLGVTTVHGNLTAGHGLLVELIITFQLVFTIFASCDSKRTDVTGSVALAIGFSVAIGHLFAINYTGASMNPARSFGPAVIMGNWENHWYVSQKHLNCRWRRINVGDVYAVITITILETSMTFRRDILGWTDNRSCPRWWPLRVCLLSRC, from the exons ATGAGTGGCAGACCCGCAGCAAGGCAGTGGGG taagtGTGGACAATTGTGTAGAAGAGAGAGCATCATGGTGGCCTTCAGAGGGGTCTGGACTCAAGCTTTCTGGAAGGCAGTCACAGCAGAATTTCTGGCTATGCTCATCTTTGTGCTCCTCAGCCTGGGATCTACCATCAACTGGGGGGGAACGGAAAAGCCCCTACCTGTCGACATGGTTCTCATCTCCCTCTGCTTTGGACTCAGCATTGCAACGATGGTGCAGTGCTTCGGCCACATCAGCGGCGGCCACATCAACCCTGCTGTGACAGTGGCCATGGTGTGCACTAGGAAGATTAGCATCGCCAAGTCTGTCTTCTATGTCACGGCCCAGTGCCTGGGCGCCATCATCGGAGCCGGGATTCTCTACCTCGTCACACCTCCCAGTGTGGTGGGGGGCTTGGGGGTCACCACG gTTCATGGAAATCTTACTGCTGGTCACGGTCTCCTGGTGGAGTTGATAATCACATTTCAGTTGGTGTTTACTATCTTTGCCAGCTGTGATTCCAAACGGACTGATGTCACTGGTTCAGTAGCTTTAGCAATTGGATTTTCTGTTGCAATTGGACATTTATTTGCG ATCAATTACACCGGTGCCAGCATGAATCCCGCCCGATCCTTTGGACCTGCAGTTATCATGGGAAATTGGGAAAACCACTGG TATGTGAGTCAGAAGCATTTGAACTGCAGATGGAGAAGAATCAATGTTGGGGATGTTTATGCTGTTATCACCATAACCATACTGGAAACATCGATGACTTTCCGAAGAG ATATATTGGGTTGGACCGATAATAGGAGCTGTCCTCGCTGGTGGCCTTTACGAGTATGTCTTCTGTCCAGATGTTGA